The Sinorhizobium sp. B11 genomic interval GCGAAATGGTGGCTTCGTCTTACGCCGACCTCCCGAGCCGAAGTGTCGACGAATTCAGTTCCGTTGCGGGGGTCGTAAATTGGATCGGTTCGCATGGGGTGCCCTAAGGCCATGCTCGCCACGACGGCTGCCGCGGCCCCGATGTGGTCTAAGAGCGGCAACAACAGCTACAATCGTGATCGGAGCATGCATGAATTCGCCCGTTCACCTGCTTCTGTCTCTACAAGCGAATGAAGGAGGCCCGGAATTGTGATCTTCCAGGCCTTCCGGGTTAGCGAACCCAGAATGTCATGCTGCCGTCGGCTGCCTGCTCGGCATTGACGACGTCGTCGATCTTGACACCGCGCTCGCCGAGACGCCTGACCAGATCCTTGTTTCCCTTGATGGAAGCCTGGATGTGCTGAACCCCAGCATCGGTGCGCGGTTGAGCGGCGTCAGAACCTTCCGGCTGATCCCTGTAGTTTGCGTAATCATCGATATCCCGGACGTCAAAGTTGCTGCTGAACGTCTGCAGCGCTTTTTCGATTTTGGCGCCATCGTTCATATCCAGGTTGTCGGCCCGGCTCACGCCTGCGAAGGCGAGCGAGGAAACGACAGCAACCACTGCAAATTGCCCAAAGCGGCTCATTGTATATCCTTCCGATGAGTGTCACGAGCCGCAACTTGGGACTGCGGCCGATCTTGTTTCTCGTTCATCGCCGGACTTTCGGCGACCCGAGAAGCTTATTGGCGGGAAGGCTTGCGAGAAATCATACGCTGGTCCGCGAAGACTAGACTTAGGGTTTGACCGGGAGCTGCAGACGCGAAAGCAAGTTCAGTTGGCCCACACCTAAGTGTAGTTCCGACATCCGTTACAAAGATCTAAATTAAACTGGTCTCTCGGCTCCTCCCACCGAGGGCACACTGGACCCGATCTCGCTCCGGCAACTTGGTTCTCCGCCCGCCGAGGCCGACGAAATCGGACCATCGGCAGGTCGCCTGCCCAGCCGGCGACCTGCCCGACGTGATGTCTATCCTAAGGAGGGCCACCCGAAGGTCCTTGCGTCGCCAATTGGATTTGGCGCTGCGGCCAAAGAGCTCACGCTTACCCCGGAGGAAGCTACATTGAGACTTCTCCAATAGGATTGATATTCGATGATCATCAGGCTCAACACTAACAAACGCTTGATCAAAACGAGACCCCGCTGGCTGGAAGCAGGCTTGGCTTGCTTTCTGGCAGTTGCATTTGGCGCATTGGTATGGGCTTCATTATGGCTCGACCAGAGGACCGATAATGCAGACGCTCAAACTGTCGGGACCTTTTCTCCTTCGGTACAGATCGCAAAGCCGTTCGCAAATGACTCGGCTGGTTCGAAAGCGGACGCCCGTCGAACTCTGTGACCATTCGACCTGATCAAGCCAACGGGCTGCCCAAACGGTCTCCGCGCGCGGGCGCTTCGGTTCGGTGGCAACTGGCGCTTTCTCTGACCGGGTCTATCCGACACTAAAAAATCGAACTGCTGCGTCATTCAGTCCCCGCCGACGCGAGGCCTTTTCCTCGCCAGCCCGGTCGGCCACCGCGTGCAGATCACGCTCTGATGCCACACGGAACCCTGAAGTGGACCCCGATTTCCACCGAGCATCATCGGATACGTGTCGAGGCGGCTTGCAGCCAATGTACGCTATCGCACCAACCGGCGATGGTCGTCGTGCATCGGACTTTAGTCCGGTTGATGAACGCACCTGTGCCCCTACCTCACCCCTCCCGACCGATATCAGGTTAGGGTGCAACCAGCTCGTGAAGCGTCATGCAAATCAAGGACTCAGACCGAATTCTGTTCAACCGCGTATGGGCTCTCGGCGCCAAGGCGGTGAAGGACAATCGCGTCACAGCGCTGACCTATGTCATACTGAGCACGCCCACCTTGGAAGAGTATCAGAACAGCCATGGCCAGCGGATGACCGATCTGATCAAAGTCGTCCAGCTTGGGATCTCGCAACTTCGCGAACGCGGTGAACTGGAAGCCGAACTCGCGCAGCTGCCCTCGGTCCCGCGCCGCGCGTCCTGACCTGGATTACCTTCGCAATATTCATTGTCGGCTTCACGTCTCGCCCAAGCACGACCCTGAAACGAGGCCGTTGAATCGGAAGGAGAGCTGCATGCCCATCCCGAATTGCCTTCGCGGGTCAATTCCCCGCTACAAATCGATAACGAGTTCGCCGTCCGGCTGCGAGCAGCATGGGAGAAAGTTGCCAGCGGCAGGAGCGTCGATCGGATCAGGACGATAGCGCACTGCCCCGGAAATCAAGCCTGTCTCGCAAGTGTGGCAAACACCTGTCCTGCAAGACCAGCGCACAGGCACGTCGCATGCCTCGGCAAGCTCGAGCAGATTGTCGAACTTCGGGTTCCAAGCAACGCGCACACCACTGCGGGCGAACGAGATCACGGCACCTGCGCCTGGGGGTCCGGCCGGTTGATGCGGCTGCCGGCCCGGCGAAGCCGCGATCCCGGGAGTGATGGACCGGCCCGATCCGAACGTTTCGGTGTGAATGCGGCTGCGCTCGACTCCGAGCTTCTCAATCCCGGCAGCAAGATCGTCCATGAAGCTTGCCGGCCCGCAGAGATAGAAGTCGCCGTCAAGCGGGAGCCGCAGCGACTGGACCGCTGCAAGGTCGAGGCGAGATCGCCTGTCGTAATCAATTCCTGTCTTGTCGGCCGGATCGGGTGCGCTGTAGCAGACAAGACGTTGGGCATTTGGAAGGAGTTGCAAAAGCCCTGTCACTTCATCCGCAAACGGGTGTTCTCGTTTGTTGCGCGCACCATGGAGCCACCAGATTTCCCGGCCCGAACGGTCGATTGCCAGGGCATGAAGCATGGCAAGGAGGGGCGTCGCGCCAATCCCCGCACTGAGGAAGACGAGCGGCGTCGCGCCCTCTGCCAGGGTAAAGCTGCCCCGCGGAGCGCTTGCCTGCACGGTCTCGCCGATGCCCAGCTCGTCCTTGACGTAGGCGCCGGCGACGCCGTGATCCTGCCGCTTGATACTTACTCTGTAAGACCTGTCATTTGACGAGCCTGACAGGGAATAGCTCCGCAGCAGGAGCGGAGCCTTTCTGGGCTGGAAGCCGAGAACAATGAACTGGCCTGGGAGAAAGTCCGGCAATCGCTTTCCGTCGGCTGGCTCAAGCTCCAGAGACGTCACGCTTTCACTCTCCGATGTCATTCGCGACACTTTGAACGAACGAAGTCCGTCCCACGCCGGCGCGATGGATTCCGCTCCCGTAAGGCCGGCGTTTCCAGGCGAAGATCCGTTCTCCTTAGATTGCGCCAGCAAGCTCTGGAACGATCGCCGCCAACCGGGGCTGAGCGCCGGTATCCGCAAGGCACGTTCCAATTGTTCGCGAGGATGGCCAGGCTTGTAGAGAAGATCGTTGATATCGGCGACCGTCATGCACTCCTCTGCCGATTCTATCTGTTCGACCTCGTCGCCCGCCTGAACCTTCCCTTCTTTCAGGACACGGAGGTAGAATCCCGGCCTTCGGTGCGAGACGAGAAGGGCAGGCATTTCCGGAAATCCCATCCGGATACCGAGCCGATAGCAGGTGACACGCGGCTGGCTCACCTCGAAGATAGCTTCGCCGATACGGTATCGGTCGCCGATGCAGACTTCGGCGTCCGGAAGACCGTCGAGCGTGAAATTCTCGCCGAACTGGCCATGGACGAAGTCATGTCGGCCCAGTTGCTCCTCCCAATACCGATAGGAATCGGTCTGGTAGACATAAACTGCACGGTGCTCACCGCCATGGCCGGCGCGATCCGCCTGGCCGTCGCCGTCGATGTTCAGGCGGCGCACCATGCGGGGCCCCTTGACGGGCATCTTCCAGATCGCGGTATTCACGAGCCGCCCCTGCCACTCGACATCACGCGGCAGGCCAACGTTGACCGAAAGCAAATGTACCATGACGCTCCCTTTCGATGACTATGACGAAAGTATTGGGGGGCGACGTCGGTCCAGTGTCAAGCCACGCGGCCTTCGCTTTGCCGGCGCGGGTCGGAGCACAATGCGACGGCCAATACAGCGATAGCCGCCTGAAAACTTGCGAAAAACGGGGCGATATCGCGGCGGCACAGCCGACTTCAAAGCGCCGCTGAAGTAGCGGGAACCCATACCCGGGTCGCTGGCGTGTGACCGGCCGTCATCGCCAGGCCGCCGATCATCGCCGCCATGACGACCAGAACAAGGATAAGTGGAAACGCGAATCCGGAAGGCTTTGGGTCATTGTGGATCATGGAAATCCTCCTGCGGCCCCGGCGGTGTCGAGGACGCCGCCGGGTGCTGCCGGCTAGGCCGAGATGATGTAGACGATCGTGAGTGCATCGGGATCGACGATAACGATCCGGCCGTCCGCAAGGAGAAAGAAGCGGTAGCCTTCGTATGCCGGCACGATCTTCACGATACGCGGCGGTAGCCGTTCGAGGCGGACCTTCTTCGGAATCCTGGTTCCGACGGACACCGTGAAGTCGGCTTCCTTCACAGGCTGGACATGAACTTCCTTCACGACCTGTCTGATTTCAGTCTGTTGCTCGACTGTGACGTTGACGTTGGTCTTGGTATTGTTCGTGGTAGTATTGTTGACGTTCGTTTCGGTGGAGCTTTTGTTGGACGTCGACGTGTTCTGATCGGTCGACTGCTTCGACGTATCACCGCTCTTCGTCATAGTGCCAGACGAATTGGTGTCCTGCGTGCCGCTCTTCGAGCCTGTCGTGGCGGATCCGCCGCTCTCGTTCGTTCCCCCCTTGGACTTCTGCTCGGTCGTGGCGGCGCCAGAAGCGTCCTGCGAACCGGACTTGGATTTCGTTTCCGTGGAAGACTTCTGTGTATCGGAACCTCCACTCCCCTTCTGTTCCGACGACTGACCCTTGCCCTTCGGGCACGCACCCGAAGCGTCCGGGGTACAGTCGCTACCCGTGGCTGCTGCGCCGGATTTCGACTGTTCCGTCTGCGAACCTGACATGGTGTCGGTCTTCGAACCGGAACCCGATTGCGTTTCGGCCTGCGAGCCGGACTGGGTCGTACCGCTGCCCTGTGCTGCAGCAGGCAGGGTGGCAAGTGGCGATACGCTGAGCGACAACGCCGCAACGACCAAGGCGAGATGATTGGTTCTCATGATTGATCTCCGGGTAATGGGCACGACATCTCGTCTCCGCGTCCTTGCGAAGTGCATGCGTGTCCGTGTTTTTATGAATGGACGGCAAGCGCCGCCTGGGGGTCAGTTTGCTGGCATGGAGGTCACTGGATGACCTGGATCACCTTCCGCGAAGAAGGCTCGACGATGACGCGCTCATCGTTGACGATCGCATAAGAGTATTTGGGCTCATCGGGGATCGGCGTTACGACGACGGTCTCCGGGAGCGGCTGCCCGACGACGACCTTTTCCTTCACGACGACGTGCGTCTCGGGCGCGGGCGCCTGCTGCACGTAGGTGACCACCTTCTGCGGTGGCGGATCGATGACGCTGCCTGCTACACCGCCGACAATGCCACCGACAGCGGCACCGACCGGACCACCAACGATAGCGCCGGTGGCAGCACCGCCGGCTGCGCCCGTGACGGTAGATGATTGAGCAAACGCCGTGCCGGACACCATCAGAAGGGCGGCCGCAATTCCTACTGCTTTGATATTCATTTGTTTCCTCCTTTAAAGCGGTCCTTTTCCGCTGCGGGATCAAACCGAAAAAGGAGGCGAGTGTTCCAGACCAGGGACTTCAGTCCGTGCGGATTAGGACCTTGGTCTGATCGCCCCGGACGCCTTTATTGGCTCGGGAAGCGGCTCAGCATCCGGTCCTGTACATTGTGAAAGCCAACGATAATGGCGGCGATCGATATCGCCTTATCCCGGTCAGCCGCATTCGTGATGTAGCCCTCGAGGAGGGCGACCGGTCCCAGCATTCGGATCGTGATGGCACTGCTGTCAATATCCGGCTCCGCTGATAGGGCGGCCTGGATCGCAGCGATGGTCGACGCAGAACTATGGCCTTGCGAGCAGCACTGTTCGTGGCCGAAAATGTCAGAACCAAATTTCATACTACCTCCCGGTTCCTCCCCTCAAAGGAACATCGTATCTATCGTGATACTAATATGAGTGACCCCGCCAAATCGTGCCAGACGGACTTAGGTCCCATTGGACCATCGAACGCGTGGAAAGGCTCCTCAGCACAATTGGCTCGGGTCACTCCATGGTGGCTCGGCATGACGGCGCTTCGCTCCGACTGGCGTGCCGATACTCTTCGGTTGCATCGCCATTGCCGTACATGGCGTGAAGTGGATTATCTCGACCTGGATCCGGGTTATAGCGTCAATCCCGGCTTGGGACCGGCTTTCCTTCATAGCGGACCCGAAAATTCCGCCTGTGAAAATCCTGCTCGAAGCAGACGAAGACGAGTTCAAGGTCATTGTCGCTGTCGCGCTTGCCGAGCAGGCTTAGCGTGACGACGATGACGCCGCTGTAGCCGCGCGTGAGATGGAAGGCGGCGTTTCGGATGTCGGTGGCTTTGGCATCCTTCCGCTCCTCGCGGCGCTCGTAGATAACCCAGAAGCGGGCTGCATCCCATGTCGCTCTCAAGATCTCGCTGACTTCGCTCTTGAACTCTTCGGCGTGCATTGCCGGCCCCCAGGACGTTGCGGTCTCCCCCGCATCGCTGGCGACATTGAGGTAGCCGTCATATTGACTGGCGCCGGAGAGCGCCTGTTCGATCATCTCGAAAGCCGAATTTTCAGTGATTACAGTCTTGAAGAGGATTGCCATCGAATCGCTGCCGTCGTCATGCCAGAATGGACATTACGAAGCTCGTCGAAAAACGCGAGCCCTTCGTAGCCGACCGCATTCTTCATATCGTTCATCCTGTAGAGTTTCAGTCCGGCCAACCTGTCGTCCGCATTCTGATCGACACCCCTGCCCCGTTCTGCAATTCGATGATGCGCTGTCTATGCTTTACGCAAGGATTTATAGCGCCAAGCCATTCGTGGAAGAGTTTTCAAAAGGTGATTCCACGGGCATGACATGGCTTGATTCCAGTGAAGTCAGGGGTAAATTCCAGCCTGAGAACGAATTGACCAAGTCGCTCGCGGGTGCCATCTTCCACGATGGAAACAACGATACAAGCGGCGGATCTCGATTGCTTACACGCTGGATCAATGCCGCTCTTGCACTGAAATTTATTTCCTAGCATCGCAGATACTGACAAGAACGGAGAGTCTTGGATGCCAAGCCCGCAGCGTTCCGCTCTAGGATCGATTGTCTTGATCGCTGCCGTTGTCGCCTTCGGCGTCGGCGCGTTTGCTTATACTGCAGGGTGGCTTTCGCCCGGCCGCCTTACTTCCACAAAGCTCGTTGACGCCTTGGCGCCTCCAGACGGGGCCGCTCTGGGGCATCGGCGCAATCACGCGAAGGGCATCTGTTTCACGGGCGTATTCGAAGCGAACGGGAACGGCGTTGAACTCTCGCGGGCAATGGTGTTCGCCGCCGGACAATATCCGGTCCTCGGTCGTTTCAATCTGGCAACTCCCGACCCGGATGCGGCGGATCCGACAGTGCGGGTGCGCGGGCTCGGTGTGCAGATCTCGACACCGGACAGGGACGTCTGGCGCATGGCCCTGATCGATCCCCCCGTCTTCGCGGTCTCCACTCCTCAAGGTTTCTACGAACTGCTCGAAGCGTCAAAGAGCAAGGATCCCGAAGCGATGAAGGGCTTCGTGACGGCCCATCCGGAGTTCGCAGCGTTCGGCGCATGGGCGACGACGGCTCCCTGGACCGCGAGCTACGCCGAAGAGACGTTCAACAGCCTAAACGCCTTCATTTTCGCGAATCGTGACGGCGCCGAGCATGCGGTGCGCTGGTCGCTGCGTGCGCAAGCGCAGGCGATACCGATTACGAGCGAGGATTTTGCAAAGCTCGGCCCCAACCATCTCGAAGACGAAATTGCCGAACGCGTCGCGAAGTCGCCGCAGCGCTGGACGCTCGCGTTGACGGTGGCCGAGCCGTCCGATCCCACAGCGGATCCGACCAAAGCGTGGCCGCCTGAGCGGCGAACCGTGGATGCCGGTACACTGATTGTCCAGAAAATCGAGCCGGAGGCCGACGGCCCGTGCCGGGACATCAATTTCGATCCGACTATTCTGCCTGACGGCATAAAGGTTTCCGATGATCCGTTCCCGGCAGCCCGTTCGGCCGCCTATGCCAGATCCTACGATCTGCGTACCTCGGAAGCGAGCCATTATCCCCGAACGACAGCGAGCGCAAAGCCATGACAGGCACCAACACGCACTTCACCATCGTCCAGCGTCTGTTGCATTGGCTGATGGCGATTGCCATCCTAGCAATG includes:
- a CDS encoding MOSC domain-containing protein, with the translated sequence MVHLLSVNVGLPRDVEWQGRLVNTAIWKMPVKGPRMVRRLNIDGDGQADRAGHGGEHRAVYVYQTDSYRYWEEQLGRHDFVHGQFGENFTLDGLPDAEVCIGDRYRIGEAIFEVSQPRVTCYRLGIRMGFPEMPALLVSHRRPGFYLRVLKEGKVQAGDEVEQIESAEECMTVADINDLLYKPGHPREQLERALRIPALSPGWRRSFQSLLAQSKENGSSPGNAGLTGAESIAPAWDGLRSFKVSRMTSESESVTSLELEPADGKRLPDFLPGQFIVLGFQPRKAPLLLRSYSLSGSSNDRSYRVSIKRQDHGVAGAYVKDELGIGETVQASAPRGSFTLAEGATPLVFLSAGIGATPLLAMLHALAIDRSGREIWWLHGARNKREHPFADEVTGLLQLLPNAQRLVCYSAPDPADKTGIDYDRRSRLDLAAVQSLRLPLDGDFYLCGPASFMDDLAAGIEKLGVERSRIHTETFGSGRSITPGIAASPGRQPHQPAGPPGAGAVISFARSGVRVAWNPKFDNLLELAEACDVPVRWSCRTGVCHTCETGLISGAVRYRPDPIDAPAAGNFLPCCSQPDGELVIDL
- a CDS encoding DUF1236 domain-containing protein — encoded protein: MRTNHLALVVAALSLSVSPLATLPAAAQGSGTTQSGSQAETQSGSGSKTDTMSGSQTEQSKSGAAATGSDCTPDASGACPKGKGQSSEQKGSGGSDTQKSSTETKSKSGSQDASGAATTEQKSKGGTNESGGSATTGSKSGTQDTNSSGTMTKSGDTSKQSTDQNTSTSNKSSTETNVNNTTTNNTKTNVNVTVEQQTEIRQVVKEVHVQPVKEADFTVSVGTRIPKKVRLERLPPRIVKIVPAYEGYRFFLLADGRIVIVDPDALTIVYIISA
- a CDS encoding DUF1236 domain-containing protein, translating into MNIKAVGIAAALLMVSGTAFAQSSTVTGAAGGAATGAIVGGPVGAAVGGIVGGVAGSVIDPPPQKVVTYVQQAPAPETHVVVKEKVVVGQPLPETVVVTPIPDEPKYSYAIVNDERVIVEPSSRKVIQVIQ
- a CDS encoding BON domain-containing protein codes for the protein MKFGSDIFGHEQCCSQGHSSASTIAAIQAALSAEPDIDSSAITIRMLGPVALLEGYITNAADRDKAISIAAIIVGFHNVQDRMLSRFPSQ
- a CDS encoding catalase family peroxidase; this translates as MPSPQRSALGSIVLIAAVVAFGVGAFAYTAGWLSPGRLTSTKLVDALAPPDGAALGHRRNHAKGICFTGVFEANGNGVELSRAMVFAAGQYPVLGRFNLATPDPDAADPTVRVRGLGVQISTPDRDVWRMALIDPPVFAVSTPQGFYELLEASKSKDPEAMKGFVTAHPEFAAFGAWATTAPWTASYAEETFNSLNAFIFANRDGAEHAVRWSLRAQAQAIPITSEDFAKLGPNHLEDEIAERVAKSPQRWTLALTVAEPSDPTADPTKAWPPERRTVDAGTLIVQKIEPEADGPCRDINFDPTILPDGIKVSDDPFPAARSAAYARSYDLRTSEASHYPRTTASAKP